CCACCGTAGCTCTCTTATATTACTCAGAGACAAGCTAATGGCCTTGCTAGGTAAGATAAGCTTATTCAGATCAATAAACCCGCAGTCATTTATACTGATTACTCGAAGATTTACCCATTTGGTTAGATCAGCCAAACCTGTTTCAGAAGGATTTAAAACCTGATTCATTGCTATCCTCATAACCCTCCTCCTACTTATGTATGAGATGGTTCTGCCTGGATTATCTCTTGCACCATGGACATTTATTAGAGACTCATAAAGATTCTTCCCTCTGACAGAAAGGCTGGAGACCTGCTTCATCTCTTCTAAATTAACAATCGTTTCAGTGAGGGCGGGATCATTTGGTATTTGATAACGTTCTTTTACCATCGGATCTTCAAGATAGACATCCGGACTGTCAGATCTTGCCCTTTTCAAATTGGTGCCTCTCTTTACATTGCCATTAGCATTCCCGTTAGTCACAGTATCAATGTTTGTTGTAAAATTGATTTCTGATATCAGattcaattgttctttcttgCGCAGTTTCTGTATTATATTAGGTATCTGCCCATCTCTCTGCATTTCCAAGTTCAATCGCAGGTATCCTAATTCCATATCACCATAATCTGTTATATTATTCCTAATGACCCATCTTTTGTACTCACCGTAAGAGTACCAGACCTGCAACATGTAGAGTTTGTTGATCACAGCAAGTCTTAGATCACCATCTATCTCAATCCAGTCAAGTGGGCCTACTAATTCACCATCATAGAGGTGATTAAGGCGCAGCGAATCCAACACTATCGCATCATATCGTAGCCATAGCGAGTACTCTAGCCAGCTCTCGATCATTGCTGGCGAGTATTGGAAATTCTGCAAGTATTGCTCAAATAACGGGTACAATTTCTTCACCAGTTGGCGGTAGTacttcttcaccttcttgGAGCCACCATAATCTCGCACATTGGGTATCTCAATGGCACCATGGTAAAGTGCATCCAGTGCTGGTGGATTTGCATTCGTGTATTGCCCATCTAGATGATAGTAAACCAACTTCCTGACCTCGTAGGGCTGATCCAGGAACCTGAGGGTATTGAACCGCTCCTCAACCATGATAGCGAAAACTTCTTGGCTTGTAGTTTTAATGCGTTGCTGCCACAGTACTTAACATAACTGAGGTACAATTGACTTTTTATGCCTTTAAGTTGCTTTGAAGGTCATCGATGAGCTGGATCAACAAGCAACACTGGCAACGAAGAACGATCACGATAGAGTCGATGCCATATGAGCTCAATCCCACATGAGGACAGACCAGAGTGTTTTGATGAAAGTTGTAATGCGATTTTAGTATAAATTATATGAGTACATAAGGGACTTTTAA
The Nakaseomyces glabratus chromosome J, complete sequence genome window above contains:
- the CTF13 gene encoding Ctf13p (CAGL0J01243g~Centromere binding factor 3c; inner kinetochore protein); this translates as MVEERFNTLRFLDQPYEVRKLVYYHLDGQYTNANPPALDALYHGAIEIPNVRDYGGSKKVKKYYRQLVKKLYPLFEQYLQNFQYSPAMIESWLEYSLWLRYDAIVLDSLRLNHLYDGELVGPLDWIEIDGDLRLAVINKLYMLQVWYSYGEYKRWVIRNNITDYGDMELGYLRLNLEMQRDGQIPNIIQKLRKKEQLNLISEINFTTNIDTVTNGNANGNVKRGTNLKRARSDSPDVYLEDPMVKERYQIPNDPALTETIVNLEEMKQVSSLSVRGKNLYESLINVHGARDNPGRTISYISRRRVMRIAMNQVLNPSETGLADLTKWVNLRVISINDCGFIDLNKLILPSKAISLSLSNIRELRWWEFEMDSAIQAQFQQNKLLPYRPLFDLCEAGIHYTLDKKSISLVELKKFQTTIWKKLQALNWIKINNVAMISNKFIVIPKTLYESKRTVIFSTTVHSNIVVI